The Crocosphaera sp. UHCC 0190 DNA window CAATAGTTCTCTATAGTAGTCTTGAGTTAGCATAGCTTTAAAGAAATCAGAAAAATCTAGAGGAAGTAAAATTGGACAAGTTTGAATTTAATTAAGTTAATCGTTTAAATTAAGATTTAATTATGTAATTTTATTGACTATACCAGCTATCTTTTTTCCAGTTATTTTTATCATACTCAGCATGGGTTAATACCGCTCTGATAAAAACTTTTTGGTTTTGGAAGTCGATATAGGTGATTAGTCTATAGTTATTACCAGAAATATTGAAGACGGTAAAGCCACCAACCGGA harbors:
- a CDS encoding type II toxin-antitoxin system HigB family toxin, encoding MHIITQSTLKKFWKIHPEAEVGLRYWYKLTVQHQWQHKEDVKNTFPSADPVGGFTVFNISGNNYRLITYIDFQNQKVFIRAVLTHAEYDKNNWKKDSWYSQ